The following are encoded together in the Streptomyces tsukubensis genome:
- a CDS encoding xanthine dehydrogenase family protein molybdopterin-binding subunit: MATTGTPGNITQAHSTGTKGGIGESTLRPDGTLKVTGEFAYSSDMWHEDMLWGHTLRSTVAHAEIRSIDTSEALATSGVYAVLTYDDLPAAMKNYGLEIKDTPVLAHGKVRHHGEPVALVAADHPETARRAAAKIRIDYVDLPVVTDEVSATAPGAPLVHENRDDHHMAHAPHPNIVHRQPIVRGDANAAAARADVIVSGEYVFGMQDQAFLGPESGLAVPAEDGGVDLYIATQWLHSDLGQIAPVLGLPEEKIRMTLAGVGGAFGGREDLSMQIHACLLALRTGKPVKIVYNRFESFFGHVHRHPAKLWYEHGATRDGRLTHMRCRIVLDGGAYASASPAVVGNASSLAVGPYVIDDVDIEALALYTNNPPCGAMRGFGAVQACFAYEAQMDKLAAKLDMDPVELRRLNAMEQGSVLPTGQVVDSPAPVAELLRRVKAMPMPPEQQWVTTEGADVRALPGGLSNTTHGEGVVRGVGYAVGLKNVGFSEGFDDYSTARVRLEVLAGQPVVTVHTAMAEVGQGGVTVHAQIARTELGVTQVTIHPADTQVGSAGSTSASRQTYVTGGAVKNACEAVREKALELGRVRFGTYHPAWATAELLLEGGKVVTDGGEVLANLADVLGTDAIDLELEWRHRPTEPFHPHTGQGNGHVQYSFAAHRAVVEVDTELGLVKVVELACAQDVGKALNPLSVLGQIQGGTTQGLGVAVMEEILVDPKTAKVRNPSFTDYLIPTILDTPTIPVDVLELADEHAPYGLRGIGEAPTLSSTPAVLSAIRAATGLELNRTPVRPEHLTGTSPTS; the protein is encoded by the coding sequence ATGGCCACCACAGGTACCCCCGGCAACATCACGCAGGCCCACAGCACCGGCACCAAGGGCGGCATCGGCGAGTCCACCCTGCGCCCCGACGGCACCCTCAAGGTCACAGGGGAGTTCGCCTACTCCTCGGACATGTGGCACGAGGACATGCTCTGGGGCCACACGCTGCGCTCCACCGTCGCGCACGCCGAGATCCGCTCCATCGACACCTCGGAGGCGCTGGCCACCTCCGGCGTGTACGCGGTCCTCACCTACGACGACCTGCCCGCCGCGATGAAGAACTACGGCCTGGAGATCAAGGACACCCCGGTCCTGGCCCACGGCAAGGTCCGTCACCACGGCGAACCCGTCGCTCTCGTGGCGGCCGACCACCCGGAGACGGCCCGCCGCGCGGCGGCCAAGATCCGCATCGACTACGTGGACCTCCCCGTGGTCACCGACGAGGTCTCCGCCACCGCCCCGGGCGCGCCCCTCGTCCACGAGAACCGCGACGACCACCACATGGCCCACGCCCCGCACCCCAACATCGTGCACCGCCAGCCCATCGTGCGCGGCGACGCGAACGCGGCCGCGGCGCGCGCCGACGTGATCGTCTCGGGCGAGTACGTCTTCGGCATGCAGGACCAGGCGTTCCTCGGCCCCGAGTCCGGGCTCGCCGTGCCGGCCGAGGACGGCGGCGTCGACCTGTACATCGCGACCCAGTGGCTCCACTCCGACCTGGGGCAGATCGCACCCGTCCTCGGCCTGCCCGAGGAGAAGATCAGGATGACGCTCGCCGGTGTCGGCGGCGCCTTCGGCGGACGCGAGGACCTGTCGATGCAGATCCACGCCTGTCTGCTGGCGCTGCGTACCGGCAAACCCGTCAAGATCGTCTACAACCGCTTCGAGTCGTTCTTCGGCCACGTCCACCGTCACCCGGCGAAGCTCTGGTACGAACACGGCGCGACCCGCGACGGCCGCCTCACGCACATGCGGTGCCGCATCGTCCTCGACGGCGGGGCCTACGCCTCCGCCTCCCCTGCCGTCGTCGGCAACGCCTCCTCACTCGCGGTCGGGCCGTACGTCATCGACGACGTCGACATCGAGGCACTGGCGCTGTACACCAACAACCCGCCGTGCGGCGCCATGCGCGGGTTCGGTGCCGTGCAGGCGTGCTTCGCCTACGAGGCACAGATGGACAAGCTCGCCGCGAAGCTCGACATGGACCCCGTCGAACTACGCCGTCTCAACGCGATGGAGCAGGGCTCGGTGCTTCCCACCGGCCAGGTCGTCGACTCTCCGGCCCCCGTGGCCGAGTTGCTGCGCCGCGTCAAGGCCATGCCGATGCCGCCCGAGCAGCAGTGGGTGACCACCGAGGGCGCCGACGTACGGGCCCTGCCGGGCGGACTCTCCAACACCACGCACGGCGAGGGTGTCGTCCGGGGGGTCGGGTACGCGGTCGGCCTGAAGAACGTCGGATTCTCCGAAGGGTTCGACGACTACTCGACGGCCCGGGTACGACTTGAGGTGCTGGCGGGGCAGCCCGTCGTCACCGTGCACACCGCGATGGCCGAGGTGGGCCAGGGCGGTGTCACCGTGCACGCCCAGATCGCGCGCACCGAACTCGGTGTCACCCAGGTCACCATCCACCCGGCCGACACCCAGGTCGGCTCGGCGGGCTCCACATCGGCGTCCCGCCAGACCTACGTCACGGGCGGCGCGGTGAAGAACGCCTGCGAGGCCGTCCGCGAGAAGGCCCTCGAACTCGGCCGTGTCCGCTTCGGCACCTACCACCCCGCGTGGGCCACCGCCGAACTCCTCCTGGAGGGCGGCAAGGTCGTCACCGACGGCGGCGAGGTCCTCGCGAACCTGGCCGACGTCCTCGGCACCGACGCGATCGACCTGGAACTGGAGTGGCGCCACCGCCCCACCGAGCCCTTCCACCCGCACACCGGGCAGGGCAACGGCCACGTCCAGTACTCCTTCGCCGCGCACCGCGCCGTCGTGGAGGTCGACACCGAACTCGGTCTCGTCAAGGTGGTGGAGCTGGCCTGCGCCCAGGATGTCGGCAAGGCGCTCAACCCGCTCTCCGTCCTCGGCCAGATCCAGGGCGGCACCACACAGGGGCTCGGGGTCGCCGTCATGGAGGAGATCCTCGTCGACCCCAAGACGGCCAAGGTGCGCAACCCGTCCTTCACCGACTACCTGATCCCCACCATCCTCGACACACCGACCATCCCGGTCGACGTGCTCGAACTCGCCGACGAGCACGCCCCCTACGGGCTGCGCGGTATAGGCGAAGCCCCGACCCTGTCGTCCACCCCCGCCGTGCTCTCGGCGATCCGTGCGGCGACCGGGCTCGAACTGAACAGGACACCGGTACGCCCGGAGCATCTCACGGGCACCTCGCCGACGTCCTGA
- a CDS encoding NCS2 family permease, whose translation MTQSSVRPETAAEEAGDGSRPSAGRSWLDRYFHISQRGSSVAREVRGGLTTFMAMCYILLLNPLLLSGPDAAGHRLSHAGLITATALAAAVCTLLMGFVGKVPLALAAGLSVSGVLATQVAPNMTWPQAMGMCVLYGVVIVLLVVTGLREVIMNAIPLALKHGITIGIGAFIALIGLVNAGFVGKGAPVALGTGGQLTGWPVLLFSVTLLLIFMLQARNIPGAILIGIVVGTVLAVIVNAVGDLSPKVWGGSPPELDGSAVSMPDFGLFGHVEFGGWGSIGGIAVGMIVFTLVLAGFFDAMATIIGVGTEAGLADEKGRMPGLSKALFIDGAGGAIGGVAGASGQTVFVESATGVGEGARTGLSSVVTGLLFAAGLFFTPLAQIVPGQVAAAALVVIGAMMMQNARHVDWADRSVAVPVFLTVVLMPFTYAITPGVGAGVIAYTAIKAAQGKFREIGVLMWVLTGVFIVYFALHPIESWLGVK comes from the coding sequence ATGACCCAGTCTTCAGTGCGGCCGGAGACCGCCGCCGAGGAAGCGGGCGACGGCTCGCGTCCCTCCGCCGGCCGGTCCTGGCTGGACCGGTACTTCCACATATCCCAGCGTGGTTCCTCCGTCGCCCGTGAGGTGCGCGGTGGCCTCACCACCTTCATGGCGATGTGTTACATCCTGCTGCTCAATCCACTGCTGCTCTCCGGCCCCGACGCCGCGGGCCACAGGCTCAGCCACGCGGGACTCATCACGGCGACCGCGCTGGCCGCCGCCGTCTGCACCCTGCTGATGGGGTTCGTCGGCAAGGTGCCACTGGCCCTGGCCGCCGGGCTCAGCGTCTCCGGGGTGCTCGCCACCCAGGTGGCGCCCAACATGACCTGGCCGCAGGCCATGGGCATGTGCGTGCTCTACGGTGTGGTGATCGTGCTGCTGGTCGTCACCGGCCTGCGCGAAGTCATCATGAACGCCATCCCGCTGGCGCTGAAACACGGCATCACCATCGGTATCGGCGCGTTCATCGCCCTGATCGGCCTGGTCAACGCGGGGTTCGTGGGCAAGGGAGCGCCCGTCGCGCTCGGCACGGGCGGCCAGCTCACCGGCTGGCCCGTGCTGCTCTTCAGCGTGACGCTGCTACTGATCTTCATGCTCCAGGCCCGTAACATCCCCGGTGCCATCCTGATCGGCATCGTCGTCGGCACCGTACTCGCGGTGATCGTCAACGCCGTCGGGGACCTCAGCCCGAAGGTCTGGGGCGGTTCGCCGCCCGAGTTGGACGGCAGCGCGGTCTCCATGCCCGACTTCGGTCTCTTCGGACACGTCGAGTTCGGCGGCTGGGGGTCGATCGGCGGGATCGCCGTCGGCATGATCGTCTTCACGCTGGTGCTCGCCGGTTTCTTCGACGCGATGGCCACCATCATCGGCGTCGGTACGGAGGCCGGCCTCGCCGACGAGAAGGGCAGGATGCCCGGCCTTTCGAAGGCGCTGTTCATCGACGGCGCGGGCGGCGCGATCGGCGGTGTGGCCGGCGCTTCGGGCCAGACCGTCTTCGTGGAGTCCGCCACCGGAGTGGGGGAGGGCGCCCGTACGGGGCTCTCCTCGGTGGTCACGGGACTGCTCTTCGCCGCGGGGCTGTTCTTCACGCCGCTCGCCCAGATCGTGCCGGGCCAGGTCGCCGCCGCGGCCCTGGTCGTCATCGGCGCCATGATGATGCAGAACGCACGGCACGTCGACTGGGCCGACCGCTCCGTCGCCGTCCCCGTCTTCCTCACCGTCGTCCTGATGCCGTTCACGTACGCCATCACCCCCGGGGTCGGCGCGGGAGTGATCGCCTATACCGCCATCAAGGCGGCGCAGGGCAAGTTCCGTGAGATCGGCGTCCTGATGTGGGTACTCACCGGCGTATTCATCGTCTACTTTGCCCTCCATCCCATCGAGAGCTGGCTCGGCGTCAAGTGA